In uncultured Trichococcus sp., the following proteins share a genomic window:
- a CDS encoding DUF624 domain-containing protein, which produces MMDKIFNIESDFYKSWCFISDLVILNALFILFSLPVITIVPSLSALYQTVSEMKEDGISNPAKVFLQFFRSALKSGSVLSLVWLLLAFKFLFESSVLSGAVNYDLLFYLLYFLLIGFSLCLLLISFNGFYSRMDIPVLSKAFLRNCLSISKMDSYKLSKVFTFAFICVLFTLFFWGQMLIIYWGIFGFSVFTLIVRKFL; this is translated from the coding sequence ATGATGGACAAAATTTTCAATATCGAAAGCGACTTTTATAAGAGCTGGTGTTTTATTTCAGACTTGGTGATACTGAATGCTTTGTTCATCCTATTTTCACTGCCTGTAATCACTATCGTCCCTTCGCTAAGTGCGCTTTATCAAACGGTATCGGAAATGAAAGAGGACGGGATAAGCAATCCTGCAAAAGTATTTCTGCAATTTTTCAGGAGCGCATTGAAGTCAGGAAGTGTCCTTTCACTAGTTTGGTTGCTGCTCGCTTTTAAGTTCCTGTTTGAAAGCAGCGTGCTCAGCGGAGCGGTCAATTATGATCTGTTGTTCTATCTCTTGTATTTCCTTTTGATCGGATTTTCGCTTTGTCTGCTGCTCATCTCATTCAACGGTTTTTATTCCCGAATGGATATTCCGGTGCTCTCAAAGGCTTTTCTGCGCAATTGTTTGTCGATCAGCAAAATGGATTCTTACAAATTGTCAAAAGTGTTCACTTTCGCCTTCATTTGCGTGCTGTTCACGCTGTTCTTCTGGGGGCAAATGCTGATCATTTATTGGGGGATATTCGGATTTTCAGTATTTACGCTGATTGTGAGGAAGTTTTTGTAG
- a CDS encoding carbohydrate ABC transporter permease: MIKSKFNMGMLTQRIFVFGMGAIFLFPFLISILLSLKTKVETSKDVLGLPETLNFQNYIDAMEKANILGSMFNSIVVTVFSVLIVIIVASSAGYAIARNYSSRLYRGYESLLMAAMMIPFQTLMIPVYKMLRNLELLNTLPGAIIMIAGINMPFAIMMFVGFVRTIPIELEEAAMLEGCGKFKLFTHIIFPILKPITVTIGVLDALWAWNEFNISLIVLQKDAVKTIPMQQYVFFSQHSANYNMAFAAAVISMVPIIIFFLFAQKHIVAGMTSGAVKG; the protein is encoded by the coding sequence ATGATCAAAAGTAAATTCAATATGGGTATGCTAACGCAGCGGATCTTTGTATTTGGAATGGGTGCCATCTTCCTATTCCCGTTCCTGATCAGTATCCTGTTGTCGTTAAAAACGAAAGTAGAAACCAGCAAAGATGTATTGGGACTTCCTGAGACGCTGAACTTCCAAAATTACATCGACGCTATGGAAAAAGCGAATATTCTGGGCTCAATGTTCAACAGTATTGTAGTCACAGTTTTCAGCGTCCTTATCGTCATTATCGTGGCGTCCTCGGCTGGCTATGCTATAGCCAGAAATTATTCCAGTCGGCTTTACCGAGGCTATGAATCGTTACTGATGGCCGCTATGATGATTCCTTTCCAAACGTTGATGATCCCTGTATATAAAATGCTAAGGAACCTTGAACTGTTGAACACTTTGCCAGGCGCGATCATTATGATTGCCGGCATCAATATGCCGTTTGCTATCATGATGTTTGTCGGTTTTGTCCGGACGATCCCGATTGAGTTGGAGGAAGCTGCTATGCTGGAAGGGTGCGGGAAATTCAAACTATTCACCCATATCATCTTCCCGATACTCAAACCGATTACTGTAACGATCGGTGTGCTGGATGCACTATGGGCCTGGAATGAATTCAATATTTCATTGATTGTGCTGCAGAAAGATGCCGTTAAAACGATACCGATGCAACAATATGTATTCTTCTCTCAACATTCAGCAAACTACAACATGGCGTTCGCAGCGGCGGTCATCAGCATGGTGCCGATTATCATCTTCTTCCTGTTTGCACAAAAACATATTGTTGCAGGCATGACGAGTGGCGCTGTGAAGGGCTAA
- a CDS encoding sugar ABC transporter permease, which produces MENQLSHSKQKVKKKSLLEPLIGGNSYFMFLIPSLILFIFTIGYPFLSGLHISFTNWDGISLDYEFVGMKNFISVFSDPNIVKVLKNTFFFAIVYTILNNVLALFIANALKEKFAGQQLLRTLFFIPMSLSPVLAAFLWGFIDRTIIPNILGTQSTLGNPKLVLFGVMVIALWNGLGSNIMIYLAGLMNIPQDYYEAAEIDGASSISRFRHITLPLLGPSFTMCITLTLTSALREFATVMAATSGGPAGSSETLAIFIYQNLFSYQKAGYGQAISIIFMIVLMFIGVSMSRFFRSREVEL; this is translated from the coding sequence ATGGAAAATCAATTGTCTCATTCTAAACAAAAAGTAAAGAAAAAATCACTTCTCGAGCCACTCATCGGCGGCAATTCCTATTTTATGTTCTTGATTCCATCGTTGATTTTGTTCATTTTCACAATAGGCTACCCGTTTTTGTCAGGTCTCCACATCTCTTTCACGAATTGGGATGGAATATCTTTGGACTATGAATTTGTTGGGATGAAAAATTTTATCTCCGTCTTCTCAGACCCCAACATCGTCAAAGTATTGAAGAACACTTTCTTCTTCGCGATTGTATACACAATCCTTAATAATGTACTGGCTTTGTTCATCGCAAATGCTTTGAAAGAAAAATTCGCGGGACAGCAGTTGCTGCGGACGCTATTCTTTATTCCGATGTCATTAAGCCCCGTACTTGCAGCCTTTTTATGGGGATTCATCGACCGTACCATCATTCCGAATATTTTGGGAACGCAGTCTACCTTGGGCAATCCGAAATTGGTTCTGTTCGGGGTAATGGTGATTGCCCTCTGGAATGGCTTGGGATCAAACATCATGATTTATTTGGCCGGATTGATGAATATTCCGCAAGACTATTATGAGGCGGCCGAGATCGATGGCGCCAGCAGCATCAGCCGTTTCAGGCACATTACCTTGCCTTTGCTCGGCCCATCGTTCACGATGTGCATCACGCTTACCTTAACCTCGGCTTTAAGGGAGTTTGCCACCGTCATGGCGGCGACAAGCGGCGGCCCGGCTGGTTCATCCGAAACACTGGCCATTTTCATCTATCAAAATCTCTTTTCATATCAAAAAGCTGGATACGGACAGGCGATTTCCATCATCTTCATGATTGTGTTGATGTTCATCGGGGTCAGTATGTCCAGATTCTTCAGAAGTAGGGAAGTGGAACTATGA
- a CDS encoding ABC transporter substrate-binding protein encodes MKKRMMLGFTMMAGLILTGCGSDAGTGDDKTVTVSMMTNETEAKLVEWQDQVIADYEEEHPDVKIDIQRLGYDDYVQTLQTKFASGDAPTIFQVENIYLEKYVTNDYVVDMSESKAKDYYEPSQLSNLSLDEKLYALPYNTNVLGVTYNKEIFEEVGIETLPKTESEFYAACEKLEAAGYTPIASGYKETWAIMADMQADYVNSLLSNNEQAIVDLVSREDTFVGNENWTAVLERLQNRRAFMQSDLFGTSWDAATTMVANEEAAMVVSGQWAANNIAEYAEDMELGMFPLPVSENPDDAKFVVQSATAGLGISAAASEEEQQAAMEFMEYYHSPEVATTYAESTNNICVIKDVVVPETSAVYDVVKALEENDVKIVEANFNFPNEQRNAVETLVGEFMLESDTDVTSILEKLDAEFDRIAKE; translated from the coding sequence ATGAAGAAGCGAATGATGTTAGGTTTTACAATGATGGCAGGATTAATTTTAACAGGGTGTGGATCGGATGCAGGTACTGGTGATGATAAGACAGTGACCGTATCGATGATGACAAATGAAACCGAAGCCAAACTGGTCGAATGGCAGGATCAGGTTATAGCTGACTACGAGGAAGAGCATCCGGATGTAAAAATCGACATCCAAAGATTAGGCTATGATGATTACGTTCAAACGCTACAAACGAAATTTGCAAGCGGGGATGCACCTACCATTTTTCAAGTCGAAAATATCTATCTGGAAAAATACGTGACGAATGATTATGTGGTCGATATGAGTGAATCAAAAGCTAAAGATTACTATGAACCTTCGCAATTATCAAACTTGAGTCTTGACGAAAAGTTGTACGCGCTCCCATACAATACAAACGTACTAGGGGTGACGTACAATAAAGAAATTTTCGAAGAGGTTGGCATCGAAACATTGCCAAAAACGGAATCAGAATTTTATGCAGCATGTGAAAAATTGGAAGCCGCTGGATATACACCGATTGCTTCCGGATATAAAGAAACATGGGCAATCATGGCTGATATGCAGGCCGATTATGTAAACAGCCTCCTATCCAATAATGAACAAGCGATTGTGGACCTTGTTTCACGTGAAGATACATTTGTTGGCAATGAAAATTGGACAGCCGTATTGGAGCGCCTACAAAACAGAAGAGCCTTTATGCAATCAGATTTGTTCGGAACAAGCTGGGATGCAGCGACGACAATGGTCGCTAACGAAGAAGCTGCCATGGTAGTCAGTGGTCAATGGGCTGCTAACAACATAGCAGAATATGCAGAAGATATGGAATTGGGTATGTTTCCGTTGCCGGTTTCCGAGAATCCTGATGATGCGAAATTCGTGGTACAAAGTGCAACAGCCGGTTTGGGTATAAGTGCTGCCGCCAGCGAAGAAGAACAACAAGCTGCAATGGAATTCATGGAGTACTATCATTCTCCAGAAGTTGCTACGACTTATGCTGAAAGCACAAACAACATTTGTGTCATCAAAGATGTCGTCGTACCGGAAACGAGTGCAGTGTACGATGTAGTGAAAGCCTTGGAAGAAAATGATGTCAAAATTGTTGAAGCAAACTTTAATTTCCCGAATGAACAACGCAATGCTGTGGAAACACTTGTCGGAGAATTCATGCTGGAATCAGATACTGACGTAACTTCCATACTTGAAAAATTGGACGCTGAGTTCGATCGGATTGCAAAAGAATAA
- a CDS encoding histidine kinase, translated as MITNSKESSANIVTQSMSVLDQRITQIRQQTFQLSQDNEIVDILLYPEEELSPVILGQQNSSFRRLLSLTAYNLSYIDDAYLSKTGSNSVRSYHNAKSNNDLTAADLASLYERVEDKRVYSWLVSDGDTYFIRRIIDIESNEEYGFICLKMNSSFFLFEGSSDFLSDEYITILNEDGNIMKEGSNSISKDWSAYFTQNDTKRYATYTNSIEYDQEKYVLNLANLENEEWVLIGVTPEANILSRITPIITSILIISIILGLLLTVLSNYMSKSIVANIAVIKDGIKEYEKGNFLNEIKPVNDDELGLLAIQFNNMGHRLDELIHQLNEEQEAMRNLEFQSLKAQINPHFLYNTLGSVRWSSFNKKEYETAAAIESIINLLRITIKNSESLITLKEELAYVTDYLTIQKMRYGEALTYSIRTDPDILGIEIAGFFIQPFIENSILHGFDFSERDGVIGIDCKGIGDHIQVTISDNGIGMSAEKVQELLSFKQNNDKRQGFNGLGIPIIYSRLSKIYKDDFTLDIHSVPNEGTIITIIIPK; from the coding sequence TTGATCACCAACTCCAAGGAAAGTTCCGCCAACATCGTCACGCAGTCCATGAGCGTCCTCGATCAGCGCATCACGCAGATCAGGCAACAGACCTTTCAATTGTCTCAGGACAATGAAATCGTTGACATCTTGCTTTACCCTGAGGAGGAACTTAGCCCCGTCATTTTGGGCCAGCAGAACAGTTCCTTCAGAAGATTGTTGTCATTGACTGCCTATAACCTTTCCTACATTGATGATGCCTATCTCTCAAAAACAGGCAGTAATTCCGTCCGCAGCTATCATAATGCAAAATCAAACAATGACCTGACTGCGGCCGATCTGGCAAGCCTGTATGAACGGGTCGAGGATAAACGCGTCTATTCTTGGTTGGTTTCTGATGGGGACACTTATTTCATCCGCCGCATCATCGATATTGAATCCAATGAAGAGTATGGTTTCATCTGTTTGAAGATGAACAGCTCCTTCTTCCTGTTTGAGGGCTCCTCAGATTTTTTATCGGATGAATACATCACGATCCTGAATGAAGACGGGAACATCATGAAGGAAGGCAGCAACAGCATCTCAAAGGACTGGAGTGCCTACTTCACCCAAAATGATACAAAGCGTTATGCAACCTACACGAATTCTATTGAATATGACCAGGAAAAATATGTATTGAATCTTGCGAATCTTGAAAACGAAGAATGGGTGCTGATCGGGGTCACACCAGAAGCGAATATCCTGAGCAGGATTACGCCGATCATCACTTCAATCCTGATTATATCAATCATCCTGGGTTTGTTGTTGACAGTCCTGTCCAACTATATGTCAAAGTCGATCGTAGCCAATATAGCAGTCATCAAAGATGGCATCAAAGAATATGAAAAAGGGAATTTCCTGAATGAAATAAAACCGGTGAACGATGATGAACTAGGACTTCTGGCTATTCAATTCAACAATATGGGGCATCGGCTGGATGAGTTGATCCACCAGTTGAACGAGGAACAGGAAGCGATGCGGAACCTGGAATTCCAGAGTCTGAAAGCCCAGATCAATCCGCATTTTTTATACAATACACTGGGATCCGTTAGGTGGTCTTCCTTCAACAAGAAAGAGTACGAGACCGCGGCGGCAATCGAATCGATCATCAACCTGTTGCGGATCACGATCAAAAATTCAGAATCTTTGATCACACTGAAGGAAGAACTTGCTTACGTCACGGATTATCTGACCATCCAGAAAATGAGATATGGTGAAGCATTGACCTATTCGATCCGCACGGATCCGGATATTCTTGGAATCGAAATTGCCGGTTTCTTCATACAGCCATTCATTGAAAATAGTATCCTCCATGGTTTCGATTTTTCCGAAAGGGATGGTGTAATCGGAATCGATTGTAAAGGGATAGGGGACCATATCCAAGTTACAATCAGCGATAACGGTATTGGCATGAGCGCAGAAAAGGTTCAGGAACTGTTGTCCTTCAAGCAGAACAACGATAAAAGACAAGGATTCAATGGACTGGGCATTCCGATCATTTACTCCCGTTTATCAAAAATATACAAGGATGACTTTACGCTGGACATCCATAGCGTTCCGAACGAAGGCACAATCATCACCATCATTATCCCGAAATAA
- a CDS encoding response regulator produces MKKINILLVEDDINFRTGLVQLINQNCSNFYIMDTAVNGKDAINLLKKNHYAYNLVITDINMPIINGIELTKHVSSIYPHLSIVCLSAYDEFEFVKESLMLGAKDYILKQDITPLNIQEKLDQIWGNIKSKSGTITLEAQFKEYIHSPDEANLDALWAKLSLPDGVAAALLRISFEGTCAKNLLEELKTELAHLRIQAQTTCLSTEELALLYTFSCEDYVSDDQLLFRTAKILAHLNVQPRFLLITDFIKSKGTLSDGHKMIGQMKEYANLNTATKELRPGIFQSILAGRKEHYSFFKDSASSALLDTLSLEAVIAAMRESMISNFPEKEYINNDFYQLLSWFMQSERITLSSIDQMNFVDVIKSKERLDEKIIFLKDYIHKLTENHSFYKGNNPEITKAIAYIKENFASDLMLYEIAGHIGLSENYFSNLFKTETGINVKNYINLLRVEKAKILLRTTNLRAYEIAERVGFKNATYFSTVFKSVTKQSLSDFKQKPL; encoded by the coding sequence ATGAAAAAAATAAACATACTGCTGGTGGAAGACGACATCAATTTCAGAACTGGGCTTGTGCAATTGATCAACCAGAACTGCAGCAATTTCTACATCATGGATACTGCAGTGAACGGCAAAGATGCGATCAACCTGCTGAAAAAAAATCATTACGCCTACAACCTGGTCATCACCGATATCAATATGCCGATCATCAATGGCATCGAACTGACCAAGCACGTTAGCAGCATCTACCCTCATCTGTCGATTGTGTGCCTGAGTGCCTATGATGAGTTCGAATTTGTAAAAGAATCGTTGATGTTGGGTGCCAAAGACTATATCCTGAAGCAGGATATCACCCCTCTAAATATCCAGGAAAAACTCGACCAGATCTGGGGTAACATAAAAAGCAAATCTGGCACCATAACGTTGGAGGCGCAATTCAAAGAATATATCCACTCGCCTGATGAGGCTAACTTGGATGCCTTATGGGCCAAATTGAGCTTGCCGGATGGTGTTGCGGCTGCCCTGCTGCGGATTTCATTCGAAGGAACCTGCGCGAAAAATTTGCTTGAAGAGTTAAAGACCGAACTGGCCCATTTGCGGATCCAAGCGCAGACCACTTGTTTATCCACAGAGGAGCTTGCCCTGCTCTATACTTTCTCCTGCGAGGATTACGTCAGTGATGATCAATTGCTCTTTCGGACAGCTAAAATCCTTGCCCATTTAAATGTGCAACCCAGGTTCCTTTTGATCACAGATTTCATAAAATCCAAAGGCACGTTGAGCGACGGCCACAAAATGATCGGGCAGATGAAGGAGTATGCCAATTTGAATACCGCCACAAAAGAGCTTCGGCCCGGAATCTTTCAATCCATACTGGCCGGAAGAAAAGAACATTACAGTTTCTTCAAAGATTCCGCTTCATCAGCCTTATTGGACACCCTTTCGCTCGAAGCAGTCATTGCTGCAATGCGTGAATCAATGATCAGCAATTTTCCGGAAAAGGAATACATCAATAATGATTTCTATCAGTTGCTTTCTTGGTTCATGCAATCCGAAAGAATCACACTATCTTCCATCGATCAGATGAACTTTGTCGACGTCATCAAATCAAAGGAAAGATTGGATGAAAAAATCATTTTCCTGAAGGACTACATCCATAAGCTGACCGAAAATCATTCTTTTTACAAAGGCAACAATCCCGAAATAACTAAAGCGATCGCTTATATAAAAGAGAACTTTGCATCGGATCTGATGCTTTATGAGATTGCCGGGCATATCGGCCTCAGCGAAAATTATTTTTCAAATCTGTTCAAAACAGAAACCGGAATAAATGTAAAAAACTATATCAATTTGTTGAGGGTTGAGAAGGCAAAGATCCTGCTGCGGACGACAAACTTACGGGCCTATGAAATCGCCGAACGGGTTGGTTTCAAAAATGCGACCTACTTCAGCACGGTATTCAAGAGCGTCACGAAGCAATCCTTATCCGATTTCAAGCAGAAACCCCTATAA
- a CDS encoding AraC family transcriptional regulator — protein sequence MNIAELDLLLHQEDEYEIRQKMDYIASFKESDAPNRIKRESLFDEGNIHISKHPRYAPVPEHSHEFVELNYMYAGSCSQEINGEKIVLEQGDLLLIDRDATQRIEHTGEKDILINILLREETISTSILSNLVSNTNLVSSFMVNASTDSANHTHFLLFSGKESEALTSLMTNMLLANFGPHIHKTKTLNLYLSLILMELTDLYDKRNQQHAQNKENSPILQILDCIDKNYPTISLDTLSERFGYNQAYLSNKLKKEAGNSFQELLNRKRFSVAYELITESNLSMEEVSHRIGYEETASLYKLFRKYETRTPKEIRKSSSPA from the coding sequence ATGAATATAGCCGAGCTGGATTTGTTGTTGCATCAAGAGGATGAATATGAGATCAGGCAAAAAATGGATTACATAGCTTCATTTAAGGAGAGCGATGCCCCGAATCGAATAAAACGCGAATCCTTATTTGACGAGGGCAACATCCACATCAGCAAACACCCGAGGTACGCTCCCGTTCCTGAACACTCCCATGAGTTTGTGGAACTAAATTACATGTACGCGGGTTCCTGCAGCCAAGAAATCAATGGGGAAAAAATTGTATTGGAACAAGGAGATCTTCTGCTGATCGATCGCGATGCCACTCAACGGATCGAACACACCGGAGAAAAGGATATCCTCATCAATATTTTGCTGAGGGAAGAGACCATCTCCACCAGCATTCTCTCAAATCTTGTCAGCAATACCAATCTGGTCTCTTCGTTCATGGTCAATGCTTCGACCGATTCGGCCAATCATACTCATTTTTTGCTCTTTTCCGGAAAAGAAAGTGAAGCATTGACCTCCTTGATGACCAATATGTTGTTGGCGAATTTTGGACCGCATATCCACAAGACAAAAACGCTGAATCTGTACTTATCCTTGATCCTGATGGAACTGACTGATCTTTACGACAAAAGGAATCAACAGCATGCACAAAATAAGGAAAACAGCCCAATCCTCCAGATACTTGACTGCATCGACAAGAATTACCCAACAATCAGTCTCGATACGCTGTCGGAACGGTTCGGCTATAACCAAGCCTATTTAAGCAACAAGTTAAAAAAGGAAGCCGGGAACAGCTTCCAGGAATTGTTGAACAGGAAGCGGTTTTCGGTCGCGTACGAGCTGATCACGGAAAGCAATCTGTCCATGGAGGAGGTCAGTCACCGCATCGGATACGAAGAGACTGCTTCCCTCTACAAATTATTCAGAAAGTATGAGACCAGAACACCTAAGGAAATAAGGAAAAGCAGCTCTCCTGCGTAG
- a CDS encoding alpha-rhamnosidase gives MVMSINEKDARWLWYPGDFEIRQGLIQNFAREERGFDWPAYWHMDDCHRNVKFKRYYDLDESVTFTVHARGVGYVEVNGEKYPFGKEIVCPNGKSKIRIFVGNLNGLPAMYIQGDQIRSDNGWAASNFIDEAPAGWSNLYFDVNKDPNILTYDKELVFPVSKTAVNQGVLFDFGRAVNGEVAVASRNDVPVLLCYGESDVEAMDVERCYYKQHDVTSKSQVRKRAFRYIFVPLTESDAIDLAAVHEFIPLERRAHFTSDDALLNKIWKVSEDTFKLCSDLFFIDGIKRDRWIWSGDAYQSYLINQYLFFDEDINKRTILALRGQNEIKEHLNTIVDYSILWVIGIENHYMMTKDMDFLEMVYPKMESMMAYLQAQTNELGFIYGREKDWIFIDWSEMDKSGTLAAEQVLLLKAYQSVIVCGGILDRNVEAYQAAYARLSENLLAYFWDGELGAFIDGYESGKRSVTRHANIFAVLFDLVDAEKQQSILTNVLLNDSITQITTPYFKFYEQDALCKLGETQRVYDTILSYWGGMLDKGAVTFWEEYNPEETGAEMYSMYGDPYGKSLCHAWGASPIYLLGKHFIGLEATKPGYETFSLKPSLDCFDALNCSLPVKDGSVTLEKAEGLLKITSTKAGGTLYWSGEALAIPVDQPLVVTL, from the coding sequence ATGGTCATGTCGATTAACGAAAAAGATGCTCGATGGCTGTGGTATCCTGGCGATTTTGAAATTCGTCAAGGATTGATCCAAAACTTTGCGCGTGAGGAAAGAGGCTTCGATTGGCCAGCTTATTGGCATATGGATGATTGCCACAGAAACGTAAAATTCAAGAGATACTATGATTTGGATGAATCTGTGACATTCACCGTGCACGCCAGAGGAGTCGGCTATGTTGAAGTAAACGGAGAAAAGTATCCGTTCGGAAAGGAAATCGTTTGTCCGAATGGGAAGAGCAAAATCCGCATTTTTGTGGGGAATCTCAACGGCTTGCCAGCGATGTACATCCAGGGTGATCAGATCCGTTCGGACAACGGGTGGGCAGCGAGCAACTTCATCGATGAGGCACCTGCTGGATGGAGCAACCTGTATTTTGATGTCAACAAGGATCCGAATATCCTGACATATGACAAAGAACTTGTTTTTCCAGTCTCCAAAACAGCGGTCAACCAAGGCGTACTGTTCGATTTCGGCAGAGCCGTCAATGGTGAAGTTGCCGTTGCGTCCCGCAATGATGTGCCGGTCCTGTTGTGCTACGGTGAATCGGATGTCGAGGCAATGGACGTTGAACGATGCTATTACAAGCAACACGACGTCACCTCGAAATCTCAGGTCAGGAAGAGGGCTTTCCGTTATATATTTGTGCCGTTGACCGAAAGTGATGCAATCGATTTGGCAGCAGTGCATGAATTCATACCTCTGGAGAGGAGAGCTCACTTTACATCGGATGATGCGCTGCTGAATAAGATCTGGAAGGTCTCAGAGGACACTTTCAAATTATGCAGTGATCTGTTTTTTATTGATGGGATCAAGCGGGATCGATGGATTTGGTCGGGCGATGCCTATCAGTCCTATTTGATCAACCAGTATCTGTTTTTTGATGAGGACATCAACAAAAGGACCATTCTGGCTTTGAGGGGCCAAAATGAAATCAAGGAGCACCTCAATACCATCGTCGATTATTCCATATTATGGGTAATCGGGATCGAGAATCATTACATGATGACGAAGGATATGGATTTCCTTGAAATGGTTTATCCGAAAATGGAATCGATGATGGCCTATCTGCAGGCGCAGACCAATGAACTTGGATTTATTTACGGGAGAGAGAAGGACTGGATTTTCATCGATTGGTCCGAAATGGACAAGAGTGGTACTTTGGCAGCTGAACAAGTGCTCCTGTTGAAAGCTTACCAGTCGGTGATTGTCTGCGGAGGGATCCTCGATAGAAATGTTGAAGCCTATCAGGCGGCGTATGCTAGGCTTTCTGAAAATTTATTGGCTTATTTTTGGGATGGGGAGTTGGGGGCTTTCATCGATGGCTACGAATCCGGAAAGAGAAGTGTTACCCGTCACGCGAATATTTTTGCAGTCCTGTTCGATCTGGTCGATGCGGAAAAGCAGCAGAGCATTTTAACAAATGTCTTGCTGAACGACAGCATCACCCAAATCACAACCCCATACTTCAAATTTTATGAACAGGATGCACTCTGTAAACTCGGAGAAACGCAGAGAGTCTATGATACGATCCTTTCCTATTGGGGAGGCATGCTGGATAAGGGCGCGGTGACTTTCTGGGAGGAATACAATCCGGAGGAAACGGGTGCGGAAATGTACAGCATGTACGGCGATCCATACGGAAAAAGTTTATGCCACGCATGGGGAGCAAGCCCTATCTATTTGTTGGGAAAGCATTTTATTGGCCTTGAAGCAACGAAACCAGGCTATGAAACTTTCAGCCTAAAGCCGAGTCTGGACTGTTTCGATGCGTTGAACTGCAGCCTCCCGGTGAAGGATGGTTCAGTCACTCTCGAGAAAGCGGAAGGACTGTTGAAGATCACAAGCACAAAAGCGGGCGGAACGCTTTATTGGAGCGGAGAAGCATTGGCGATTCCCGTGGATCAGCCGCTGGTCGTAACATTATAG